A window of the Hordeum vulgare subsp. vulgare chromosome 5H, MorexV3_pseudomolecules_assembly, whole genome shotgun sequence genome harbors these coding sequences:
- the LOC123451755 gene encoding histone deacetylase 6 isoform X2 yields the protein MLYLHDSLWKSSSGKKDFIVSCSSTSRPSPTMSSAAGAGEPSSSSRPGKEREEGADDSNRKVEDEGDLGLELYGAEAGWVEARTSCPHLLAMPAASADDLARVPAPDSQCSRCHHPSENWLCLICKDVLCSRFINKHMLYHYQESDHCIALSFSDLSVWCFACDSYLDAQSILELRPVYEVAHLLKFGERPPFRSLEVLDLCNGQNGGSSSSS from the exons ATGCTGTATCTGCACGACTCGCTGTGGAAATCATCATCGGGAAAAAAGGATTTCATCGTCTCCTGCTCCTCCACTTCGCGTCCCTCGCCGACGATGTCTTCCGCCGCCGGAGCCGGAGAGCCCTCGTCTTCATCACGACCT gggaaggagagagaggaaGGTGCCGACGATAGCAACCGCAAGGTGGAGGATGAGGGAGATTTGGGCCTGGAACTCTATGGCGCCGAGGCGGGGTGGGTGGAGGCGCGGACCAGCTGCCCGCACCTCCTTGCCATGCCCGCCGCCAGCGCCGACGATCTCGCGCGCGTCCCCGCGCCTGATTCTCAGTGCTCTAG ATGTCATCACCCTTCTGAAAACTGGTTATGCTTGATCTGCAAAGATGTGCTGTGCAGTCGTTTTATCAACAAACACATGCTGTACCATTATCAAGAATCGGACCATTGTATTGCCCTGAGCTTCAG TGACCTGTCAGTTTGGTGTTTTGCCTGTGACTCCTACCTAGACGCTCAATCCATTTTAGAGCTGCGCCCAGTTTATGAAGTTGCACATCTGCTGAAATTTGGAGAAAGGCCCCCTTTTCGATCACTTGAAGTACTGGATCTCTGCAATGGACAAAATGGAGGTTCATCTTCAAGTTCGTAA
- the LOC123451756 gene encoding 40S ribosomal protein S29 — protein MGHSNVWNSHPKNYGPGSRVCRVCGNSHGLIRKYGLMCCRQCFRSNAKDIGFIKYR, from the exons ATGGGGCACTCCAACGTCTGGAACTCCCACCCCAAGAACTATGGGCCCGGCTCCCGCGTCTG CCGGGTCTGTGGAAACTCGCATGGACTGATCAGGAAGTATGGGCTGATGTGCTGCAGGCAGTGTTTCCGCAGCAATGCCAAGGACATTGGCTTCATCAAG TACCGTTAA
- the LOC123451755 gene encoding histone deacetylase 6 isoform X1, with protein MLYLHDSLWKSSSGKKDFIVSCSSTSRPSPTMSSAAGAGEPSSSSRPVRGKEREEGADDSNRKVEDEGDLGLELYGAEAGWVEARTSCPHLLAMPAASADDLARVPAPDSQCSRCHHPSENWLCLICKDVLCSRFINKHMLYHYQESDHCIALSFSDLSVWCFACDSYLDAQSILELRPVYEVAHLLKFGERPPFRSLEVLDLCNGQNGGSSSSS; from the exons ATGCTGTATCTGCACGACTCGCTGTGGAAATCATCATCGGGAAAAAAGGATTTCATCGTCTCCTGCTCCTCCACTTCGCGTCCCTCGCCGACGATGTCTTCCGCCGCCGGAGCCGGAGAGCCCTCGTCTTCATCACGACCTGTCCGT gggaaggagagagaggaaGGTGCCGACGATAGCAACCGCAAGGTGGAGGATGAGGGAGATTTGGGCCTGGAACTCTATGGCGCCGAGGCGGGGTGGGTGGAGGCGCGGACCAGCTGCCCGCACCTCCTTGCCATGCCCGCCGCCAGCGCCGACGATCTCGCGCGCGTCCCCGCGCCTGATTCTCAGTGCTCTAG ATGTCATCACCCTTCTGAAAACTGGTTATGCTTGATCTGCAAAGATGTGCTGTGCAGTCGTTTTATCAACAAACACATGCTGTACCATTATCAAGAATCGGACCATTGTATTGCCCTGAGCTTCAG TGACCTGTCAGTTTGGTGTTTTGCCTGTGACTCCTACCTAGACGCTCAATCCATTTTAGAGCTGCGCCCAGTTTATGAAGTTGCACATCTGCTGAAATTTGGAGAAAGGCCCCCTTTTCGATCACTTGAAGTACTGGATCTCTGCAATGGACAAAATGGAGGTTCATCTTCAAGTTCGTAA